Genomic window (Methanobacterium alcaliphilum):
GACTGATTGGAAAGCAATTATTTTAGGATCTTTAGTTACTGCTGCATTGACCATGGCTTTAGGCCTAGCAGTGTTCCCTTTATTCATTTTAGGGCCATTGATAGGAGGTTTTGTAACGGTATACTTGGTGAGTGAAGGTAGAATTGAAGGAGCTATCCAGGGCGCATTGTCAGGAGTGATAGGCGGACTCATAATTGGATTATTATCATTATTTGGACTGGGAATAGTAACTGCATTTATAAGTATCTTATCAAATAGTATTGGAAATATGGTGGGCTTTGTGAGCCTCCTGGTTGGAAGTTTATTCACTCTGGTTCTTATCATAATATCCGGAGTATTAGGTGCAGTAG
Coding sequences:
- a CDS encoding DUF5518 domain-containing protein, translating into MTDWKAIILGSLVTAALTMALGLAVFPLFILGPLIGGFVTVYLVSEGRIEGAIQGALSGVIGGLIIGLLSLFGLGIVTAFISILSNSIGNMVGFVSLLVGSLFTLVLIIISGVLGAVGGIIAESTIEK